In Arthrobacter sp. UKPF54-2, the following are encoded in one genomic region:
- a CDS encoding NUDIX hydrolase, producing the protein MTLPFDTRPAAYAVIVRDDSLLLAYWKQGGREGWTLPGGGLDLAEHPVDGCRREIHEETGYDARIGALLGIDVGHWPAETRLDGGQRDFQSLRLVYEASVSGGELRHEVGGSTTHAAWIPLAEVAGLNRVSLVDAGLRLYRERPLDGKLV; encoded by the coding sequence ATGACCCTCCCATTCGACACCCGCCCAGCCGCCTACGCCGTCATTGTCCGCGACGACAGCCTCCTGCTGGCGTACTGGAAGCAGGGCGGCCGCGAAGGCTGGACCCTGCCCGGCGGTGGCCTGGACCTCGCCGAGCATCCGGTGGACGGGTGCCGCCGGGAAATCCACGAGGAGACCGGGTACGACGCCCGGATCGGCGCCCTGCTCGGGATCGACGTCGGGCACTGGCCGGCCGAGACCCGGCTCGACGGCGGCCAGCGGGACTTCCAGTCGCTGCGGCTCGTCTACGAGGCGAGCGTCAGCGGCGGCGAACTGCGCCACGAGGTGGGCGGCAGCACCACCCACGCTGCGTGGATCCCGCTGGCCGAGGTGGCGGGCCTGAACCGGGTCTCGCTGGTGGATGCCGGGCTCCGCCTCTACCGCGAGCGGCCGCTGGACGGCAAACTCGTGTGA
- the rsgA gene encoding ribosome small subunit-dependent GTPase A, whose product MNLHRSQQTALQGPVRFGFTDAVTELFSSHPVPGGTSAGRVVRVDRNLVLVADHNGQSHLPYPRTGRIPATGDWVWLGSNQGGESAILGVLPRRSELSRKRAFEASSEAQVLGANMDLVGVVVPVDRPLTHNRLERTLVAAWDSGATPLVVITKADLAEVADDVVGQVSLQAAGVAVVTTSAEQGDGLDELLGHLPPGGTIVLLGPSGAGKSTLINALVGFEAQETGAVRAGDGKGRHTTTSRELVPLPGGAVLMDTPGVRGFGLFDAEDGLDEVFGDLEDLFARCRFADCAHGREPGCAVQDALAGGELDSRRWASYLKMQREVAALERRHDAAARRAYQREWHQKVVVASRSQRAAERLSHDQPRRATEGGKGKGNGRRK is encoded by the coding sequence TTGAATCTTCACCGCAGTCAACAAACGGCTCTCCAGGGGCCGGTCCGTTTCGGTTTCACCGACGCCGTCACGGAGCTTTTCTCCTCCCATCCCGTCCCGGGCGGGACCAGCGCCGGACGGGTGGTGCGGGTGGACCGCAACCTCGTCCTGGTGGCGGACCACAACGGCCAGTCGCACCTGCCCTACCCGCGGACCGGGAGAATCCCGGCCACCGGCGACTGGGTCTGGCTCGGCAGCAACCAGGGCGGAGAGTCCGCCATTCTCGGCGTGCTGCCGCGCCGTTCGGAGCTCAGCCGCAAGCGCGCCTTCGAGGCCTCCTCCGAGGCGCAGGTGCTCGGCGCCAACATGGACCTCGTCGGTGTGGTGGTCCCGGTGGACCGTCCGCTCACCCACAACAGGCTCGAACGCACCCTCGTCGCCGCCTGGGATTCCGGCGCCACCCCGCTGGTGGTGATCACTAAAGCGGACCTCGCCGAGGTGGCGGACGACGTCGTCGGGCAGGTCTCGCTGCAGGCCGCCGGCGTTGCGGTGGTCACTACCAGCGCCGAGCAGGGCGACGGCCTCGATGAGCTGCTGGGGCATCTCCCTCCCGGCGGCACCATCGTGCTGCTGGGCCCCTCGGGTGCCGGCAAATCCACCCTGATCAACGCGCTCGTGGGCTTCGAAGCCCAGGAAACCGGCGCGGTAAGGGCAGGCGACGGCAAAGGCAGGCACACCACCACCTCCCGGGAACTGGTCCCGCTGCCCGGCGGGGCGGTGCTGATGGACACGCCCGGGGTGCGCGGCTTCGGATTGTTCGATGCCGAGGACGGCCTGGACGAGGTTTTCGGCGACCTCGAGGACCTCTTCGCCCGGTGCCGGTTCGCTGACTGCGCGCACGGCCGCGAACCCGGCTGCGCTGTGCAGGACGCCCTCGCCGGGGGCGAGCTGGACAGCCGCCGCTGGGCAAGCTACCTCAAGATGCAGCGCGAAGTCGCGGCATTGGAGCGGCGCCACGACGCGGCCGCCCGGCGCGCCTACCAGCGGGAGTGGCACCAGAAGGTGGTGGTGGCCAGCAGGAGCCAGCGCGCCGCCGAGCGGCTCAGCCATGACCAGCCCCGCAGGGCCACGGAAGGGGGCAAAGGAAAGGGCAACGGCCGCCGGAAATAG
- a CDS encoding ABC transporter ATP-binding protein has translation MAEAMIEFQSVTKQYPGGQAAVDDLSMSIDKGAITVFVGPSGCGKTTSLRMINRMVEPTSGTITVDGRDVTTVPAAQLRRSMGYVMQSSGLMPHRSVLDNIATVPRLNGVSKAASRKRAEELLDVVGLAAGLGRRYPSQLSGGQQQRVGVARALAADPPVLLMDEPFSAVDPVVRDELQKELLRLQRDLAKTIVFVTHDIDEATVLGDKVAVFASGGKLAQYATPEEILRAPANDFVASFVGRDRGFRHLAFSPSDGVAVHPVHTVRAGELARGGGPDTDEWQLVVDDERRPLGWSAPGAGPATVPGGSLFHKGETLRRALDAALSSPSGLGVAVDADGRVAGVITAAEVLALIEADRRVRQGAH, from the coding sequence ATGGCAGAGGCCATGATCGAGTTCCAGAGCGTCACCAAGCAGTACCCGGGCGGCCAGGCCGCCGTCGACGATCTGAGCATGTCCATCGACAAGGGCGCCATCACCGTCTTCGTGGGACCATCCGGCTGCGGCAAGACCACCTCGCTGCGGATGATCAACCGGATGGTCGAGCCGACGTCCGGCACCATCACCGTGGACGGACGGGACGTCACCACCGTGCCCGCCGCGCAACTGCGCCGCTCGATGGGCTACGTCATGCAGTCCTCCGGTCTCATGCCCCACCGCTCCGTCCTGGACAACATCGCCACCGTCCCGCGGCTCAACGGCGTGTCCAAGGCGGCGTCCCGCAAGCGCGCGGAGGAGCTGCTCGACGTCGTCGGCCTCGCCGCCGGGCTCGGCCGGCGCTACCCCTCACAGCTGTCCGGCGGCCAGCAGCAGCGCGTCGGGGTGGCCCGTGCGCTCGCCGCCGACCCTCCCGTGCTGCTGATGGATGAACCGTTCAGCGCGGTTGACCCCGTGGTGCGCGATGAACTGCAGAAAGAGCTGCTCCGGCTGCAGCGCGACCTGGCCAAGACCATTGTGTTCGTCACCCACGACATCGACGAAGCGACCGTGCTGGGGGACAAGGTGGCCGTCTTCGCGTCCGGCGGGAAGCTGGCGCAGTACGCCACCCCGGAAGAGATCCTGCGGGCCCCGGCCAACGACTTCGTCGCGTCCTTTGTGGGCCGCGACCGGGGGTTCCGGCACCTCGCGTTCAGCCCGTCCGACGGCGTCGCGGTCCACCCGGTCCACACCGTCCGCGCGGGCGAACTCGCCCGCGGCGGCGGCCCGGACACGGACGAATGGCAGCTTGTGGTCGACGACGAGCGCCGGCCGCTCGGCTGGAGCGCGCCCGGCGCCGGCCCGGCCACCGTCCCGGGAGGATCGCTCTTCCATAAGGGGGAGACGCTCCGCCGGGCACTCGATGCGGCCCTGTCCTCGCCGTCCGGACTCGGCGTCGCCGTGGACGCGGACGGCAGGGTGGCCGGGGTGATCACGGCCGCCGAAGTGCTCGCCCTGATCGAAGCGGACCGCCGGGTCCGGCAGGGCGCGCACTGA